Proteins co-encoded in one Solea senegalensis isolate Sse05_10M linkage group LG8, IFAPA_SoseM_1, whole genome shotgun sequence genomic window:
- the si:ch211-14c7.2 gene encoding uncharacterized protein si:ch211-14c7.2, translating into MRPTTSIMLQQNNNNNYPCLNMSGSTREMLQKCSRPSLPFPSRLELGLGDLPLIRGLRAWALCSKNRCKAGGVLGGVQAPTAPPAGQGSSTSCPRPADVYLSGEWNRMGYGLPLGLDARQAGIGALVTVASLKTSEGSGKTQTQCLFLRTEKGNCLYSTAKPGSRAITGAVSSGVGGWLRGKTGGRDNPVGRKDNRPNLMVQPGANRVRVRSGRRWRKSGNVAGREKASVSKERRQRSREGPAGERQEEQDKGGLDSLQQDGRRGRQEKEAVCRSPRSFYSVSSKTYAQCGRRAQRKEDEGEGGENLKAGFPSGHNSDGKGMRKEKQKNAEEEDEEEGGLCELESSNSVLAESKPDLESNCLHPQSLSGCDGEENVNSNEELKIQTSDGVEDISEREQDTNSEVMKVHIRNDDFIHVHSGQLTDSFTSRHHRDFSDRASTENPSEEILANVNRFSDVESQKEMERVVGEERSVNESLSKFSNVSKCEDVSLSPCLASISTAVSSGSSTPAEGSIHSADHAAGLIKGEKETDREGRPPEESDPAIMGVVRLDPLEPNCVAEEDSSEAQIYFQNEENNRQLEEREAPPSPLRHTDPSISGTTTENSSVMTESQLRHEEQENKEETSGSEAEEVRRREHTCRELDSASVNRHDSETSVGVILEDNYEKESCSSEDKGRPQGGSEEDDEEDDTCGETNVAHREENGEMSANTSYVACANPITSHALSLVNPDPSLGSMATCVQEEVEEGVELRATAEDGGQEGSGRYGREPEELCEEDRGSTLATEDIRKEEEEEEGEDEFGVFMQAEEEPLWSEGISMSASVPCGIKESVGLGNHIPTAESTLWTPGWTDSSFHQSDDAWTAFPQESSDEGGDVVGQWWPRSAVKDRRDGLSANQSVESVFAESFPSLPGSSSSDRCDLDTVPTLTQLLRGRTNQDQGLLDSFHDLNKMIGQRFKRANGVSRDLLLTTLHLEQPHTESRAAPWTASLRLSPGLPSANRHAQNAAAKRRLSYDHNRNVME; encoded by the exons ATGAGGCCAACAACAAGCATCATGCTccagcagaataataacaacaactacCCCTGTCTGAATATGTCGGGCTCCACCCGGGAGATGCTCCAGAAGTGCTCCAGACCCTCTCTGCCTTTCCCCAGTCGCCTGGAGCTAGGCCTCGGAGACCTGCCGCTAATCCGGGGCCTCCGAGCTTGGGCTTTGTGCTCTAAGAACCGCTGCAAGGCCGGTGGTGTTCTGGGAGGAGTGCAGGCCCCCACAGCCCCACCTGCAGGCCAAGGGAGTTCAACGTCGTGTCCCAGGCCTGCAGATGTGTACCTGAGTGGGGAGTGGAATCGCATGGGGTATGGACTTCCCTTGGGGCTGGATGCCCGGCAGGCTGGTATTGGAGCTTTGGTAACAGTTGCCTCTTTGAAGACCTCAGAGGGCAGCGGGAAGACACAGACTCAGTGCCTCTTCCTCCGGACTGAGAAAGGAAACTGCTTGTACTCGACAGCCAAGCCTGGTTCTCGGGCGATTACTGGTGCAGTGTCCAGTGGTGTTGGAGGATGGCTGAGAGGGAAGACAGGAGGTAGAGACAATCCTGTCGGGAGGAAAGACAATAGGCCAAATCTGATGGTGCAGCCTGGAGCAAACCGGGTAAGAGTGCGATCAGGCCGGAGGTGGAGGAAGTCTGGCAATGTAGCTGGCCGTGAGAAAGCGAGCGTGAGCAAAGAGAGGCGGCAGAGGAGCAGGGAGGGTCCTGCAGGAGAAAGGCAGGAAGAGCAGGACAAAGGAGGCCTGGACAGCCTGCAGCAGGACGGCAGGAGAGGCAGGCAAGAGAAGGAGGCAGTATGCAGAAGTCCCAGAAGCTTCTACAGTGTTTCTTCTAAAACCTATGCTCAGTGTGGAAGGAGAGCACAGAGAAAGGAGGATGAAGGTGAGGGAGGTGAAAATCTGAAAGCAGGTTTCCCAAGCGGACACAACAGTGATGGGAAAGGAATGAGGAAGGAGAAGCAAAAGAATgcggaagaggaggatgaggaggaaggaggctTGTGTGAGTTAGAGTCTTCTAATTCTGTTTTGGCTGAATCAAAACCTGACCTAGAATCTAACTGCCTTCACCCACAGTCCCTCAGTGGCTGTGATGGTGAAGAGAACGTCAACAGCAACGAGGAACTGAAGATACAAACCTCTGACGGCGTTGAAGACATCTCAGAAAGAGAGCAGGATACAAACTCTGAAGTTATGAAAGTACACATCAGAAACGATGACTTCATTCATGTCCACTCTGGACAGTTGACTGACAGCTTTACATCAAGACATCACAGAGATTTTAGTGACAGGGCATCAACTGAAAACCCCTCTGAGGAAATACTGGCTAATGTAAACAGATTTTCTGATGTAGAGTCacagaaagagatggagagagtggTGGGTGAAGAGAGGAGCGTGAATGAGAGTCTTTCTAAATTCTCAAATGTGTCCAAATGTGAGGATGTCTCTCTGTCCCCTTGTCTTGCCTCCATAAGTACTGCAGTCTCTTCTGGGTCCTCTACTCCTGCAGAGGGCAGCATCCACTCTGCTGACCATGCGGCTGGTTTGAttaaaggagaaaaagagaccGACCGAGAGGGGCGTCCTCCAGAGGAGTCAGACCCTGCCATCATGGGTGTTGTCAGACTTGATCCTCTCGAACCAAACTGTGTGGCTGAGGAGGACAGCAGTGAAGCTCAGATTTACTTTCAaaatgaggaaaacaacagacagTTGGAGGAAAGAGAAGCTCCCCCTTCTCCTCTCAGACACACAGATCCCTCCATCAGTGGGACCACAACTGAAAACAGTTCTGTGATGACTGAGTCTCAGTTGAGACACGAGGAGCAGGAGAATAAAGAGGAGACGAGTGGCAGTGAAGCTGAGGAGGTCCGCAGGAGGGAGCACACCTGCAGAGAGCTGGACAGTGCCAGTGTTAACCGCCATGACAGCGAGACAAGTGTTGGTGTCATACTGGAGGACAATTATGAAAAAGAGAGCTGTTCATCTGAGGACAAAGGGAGGCCAcagggaggaagtgaggaagatgatgaagaagacgaCACCTGTGGGGAAACAAATGTTGCccacagagaagaaaatggaGAGATGAGCGCTAACACCTCTTATGTTGCCTGTGCCAATCCCATCACCTCTCATGCACTCTCTCTGGTTAATCCTGACCCCTCTCTGGGATCCATGGCAACCTGtgtgcaggaggaggtggaggagggggtggagctCAGAGCGACAGCAGAAGACGGAGGTCAGGAAGGGAGCGGGAGGTACGGGAGAGAGCCTGAGGAGCTCTGTGAGGAGGACAGGGGTTCCACCCTGGCCACAGAAGACATacggaaggaggaggaggaagaggagggggaagaTGAGTTTGGAGTGTTCATGCAGGCGGAGGAAGAGCCGTTGTGGAGCGAGGGGATCAGCATGTCTGCCTCAGTGCCTTGTGGGATCAAAGAGAGTGTTG GTCTGGGAAACCACATACCCACTGCTGAGTCAACCCTCTGGACACCAGGCTGGACGGACAGCTCGTTCCACCAATCAGACGACGCTTGGACCGCTTTTCCCCAGGAGTCTTCAGATGAAGGTGGAGACGTTGTGGGACAGTGGTGGCCCCGCAGTGCGGTGAAAGACAGGAGAGACGgcctctcagccaatcagagcgtG GAGTCTGTCTTTGCCGAGTCCTTCCCCTCGCTGCCCGGCTCGTCCTCAAGTGACCGCTGTGACCTTGACACTGTTCCCACTCTGACCCAGCTCCTCAGAGGCAGAACCAACCAAGACCAGGG GCTGTTGGACAGTTTCCATGACCTGAACAAAATGATTGGCCAGAGATTCAAGAGAGCCAATGGCGTGTCACGTGACCTGCTGCTGACGACGTTACACCTGGAGCAGCCGCACACT GAAAGCAGAGCCGCTCCCTGGACGGCCAGCCTGCGCCTGTCTCCCGGCCTCCCCTCAGCCAATCGTCACGCTCAGAATGCCGCTGCTAAGCGACGGCTGTCGTACGACCACAACAGAAACGTCATGGAGTAA
- the LOC122773144 gene encoding tetratricopeptide repeat protein 12-like isoform X1 encodes MDKHDEFESFLKNVDEISGLVKDLNSSDVEIRQKAMEEADCYIAALDKSSRTQVNKTTINIRPPLQPSSSPQSECPASFMKMIENDAEDRRLRRVAKEKKALALKGKGNEAYAQEDYETAVKYYSDGMAELRDMLQLYTNRAQAYIKLGKYKEAIGDCERALKCNERCTKAYLHMGKAHLELREYNESRHCFEKIVEIEPGRETMMKEYLTRVDLEEKRETQEMNAKQEFDKGEGKGTAVPQLLEKLSRPGQIPLFYCGGLQILLETVIDCTGQTLFRLNNGFTIISSNDTVRSCLLQKTKDINSQQLCVSVLKLWRNICHGNGENQKMLLRCPVARQAVVHLVASEQVAVRKECLALLSVCHMGDVWPLKV; translated from the exons ATGGACAAACATGACGAGTTCGAGAGTTTTTTGAAGAATGTTGACGAAATAA GTGGGCTGGTGAAGGATTTGAACTCCTCTGATGTTGAAATCAGGCAAAAAGCAATGGAGGAAGCTGATTGCTACATTGCTGCCTTGGATAAATCCAGCAGAACTCAAGTTAACAAGACTACAATCAACATACGGCCTCCACTCCAGCCTTCTTCT AGTCCACAGAGTGAATGTCCAG ctAGTTTCATGAAAATGATAGAGAATGATGCTGAAGACAGGAGACTACGGCGGGTcgctaaagaaaaaaaggcactCG CTCTCAAAGGCAAGGGGAATGAAGCTTACGCCCAAGAGGACTACGAAACGGCTGTGAAGTATTACAGCGACGGCATGGCTGAATTACGGGACATGCTGCAACTGTACACCAACAGAGCACAG GCCTACATCAAGCTAGGGAAGTACAAGGAGGCCATCGGTGACTGTGAGCGGGCCCTGAAG TGCAATGAGAGGTGCACAAAGGCTTACTTGCACATGGGCAAAGCACATCTGGAACTGAGGGAATATAATGAG TCAAGACATTGCTTTGAAAAGATAGTGGAAATTGAACCTGGAAGAGAGACAATGATGAAAG AATACCTGACCCGGGTAGAtttggaggagaagagagagactcAGGAGATGAATGCAAAGCAAGAGTTTGACAAGGGAGAGGGGAAGGGCACAGCAGTGCCTCAACTGCTCGAGAAGCTGTCAAGGCCTGGTCAGATCCCTCTGTTTTACTGTGGAGGATTACAGATTCTGCTGGAAACAGTTATTGACT GTACAGGGCAGACCCTTTTCAGACTGAACAATGGCTTTACTATCATCAGCAGCAATGACACAGTGAGGAG TTGCCTGTTGCAGAAAACAAAGGACATAAACAGCCAACAGTTATGTGTCTCTGTTCTGAAATTATGGAGGAATATCTGTCATGGAAATG GTGAAAACCAGAAGATGCTACTGAGGTGCCCAGTTGCCAGACAGGCCGTTGTTCATTTGGTTGCATCTGAGCAAGTTGCAGTACGGAAAGAATGTTTAGCATTACTCAGCGTATGCCACATGGGAGATGTTTGGCCATTGAAAGTCTGA
- the LOC122773144 gene encoding tetratricopeptide repeat protein 12-like isoform X2 — MDKHDEFESFLKNVDEISGLVKDLNSSDVEIRQKAMEEADCYIAALDKSSRTQVNKTTINIRPPLQPSSSPQSECPASFMKMIENDAEDRRLRRVAKEKKALALKGKGNEAYAQEDYETAVKYYSDGMAELRDMLQLYTNRAQAYIKLGKYKEAIGDCERALKCNERCTKAYLHMGKAHLELREYNESRHCFEKIVEIEPGRETMMKEYLTRVDLEEKRETQEMNAKQEFDKGEGKGTAVPQLLEKLSRPGQIPLFYCGGLQILLETVIDLPFSWKGQSLHNLQAKGSQQG, encoded by the exons ATGGACAAACATGACGAGTTCGAGAGTTTTTTGAAGAATGTTGACGAAATAA GTGGGCTGGTGAAGGATTTGAACTCCTCTGATGTTGAAATCAGGCAAAAAGCAATGGAGGAAGCTGATTGCTACATTGCTGCCTTGGATAAATCCAGCAGAACTCAAGTTAACAAGACTACAATCAACATACGGCCTCCACTCCAGCCTTCTTCT AGTCCACAGAGTGAATGTCCAG ctAGTTTCATGAAAATGATAGAGAATGATGCTGAAGACAGGAGACTACGGCGGGTcgctaaagaaaaaaaggcactCG CTCTCAAAGGCAAGGGGAATGAAGCTTACGCCCAAGAGGACTACGAAACGGCTGTGAAGTATTACAGCGACGGCATGGCTGAATTACGGGACATGCTGCAACTGTACACCAACAGAGCACAG GCCTACATCAAGCTAGGGAAGTACAAGGAGGCCATCGGTGACTGTGAGCGGGCCCTGAAG TGCAATGAGAGGTGCACAAAGGCTTACTTGCACATGGGCAAAGCACATCTGGAACTGAGGGAATATAATGAG TCAAGACATTGCTTTGAAAAGATAGTGGAAATTGAACCTGGAAGAGAGACAATGATGAAAG AATACCTGACCCGGGTAGAtttggaggagaagagagagactcAGGAGATGAATGCAAAGCAAGAGTTTGACAAGGGAGAGGGGAAGGGCACAGCAGTGCCTCAACTGCTCGAGAAGCTGTCAAGGCCTGGTCAGATCCCTCTGTTTTACTGTGGAGGATTACAGATTCTGCTGGAAACAGTTATTGACT TGCCATTCAGCTGGAAAGGGCAAAGCTTACATAACTTACAAGCCAAAGGATCCCAGCAGGGCTGA